One part of the Melitaea cinxia chromosome 8, ilMelCinx1.1, whole genome shotgun sequence genome encodes these proteins:
- the LOC123655952 gene encoding putative odorant receptor 92a, with product MSNSNSLRQDVILELEFLQSLGSKIFLYPFTGRSKIKMVGYFIVYVLVLCTAVQLGLTLFSYNTKDWLEIINVAPNLGVVIMTAIKYTKMQTHKALYEDIFKHFHDDVWDIVAIDSIAHQNIVKKYKQITRIINRFLFYYSIPLTIVVDSFPYLVMVYENTVHGVTDEYLYPFDGWYPFDKVKWYFVAYIWESFMTAIVVCVYCFSNMIHASCIGFICMELKILGNCLEEIISQDDVVKITKGRNVDIIHKTVLKKLKIIIVKHDFLAKRSAKLDAVLGDAMLLNYSLGAVFICLTAFTFTVVDNLYKSVRYFFMFMSLLVEIFNQCLIGQILSDHSENLTETIYYSNWLYASPEVKKIMLMLIARTQKPFKLTANGYLTMNMNTLGSICSTSFQLFNLLRTIYL from the exons ATGTCCAACTCAAATTCACTAAGACAAGATGTTATACTCGAATTGGAGTTTCTTCAATCATTGGGTTCAAAAATATTCCTTTATCCTTTTACAGGGcgatcaaaaataaaaatggtaggTTACTTTATTGTCTACGTTCTTGTACTCTGCACTGCTGTTCAACTCGGTCTCAcactattttcatataatacCAAAGATTGGTTGGAGATCATCAATGTAGCTCCAAATCTAGGAGTAGTTATTATGACcgcaataaaatatactaaaatgcAGACACACAAGGCTTTGTATGAAGACATTTTTAAACACTTTCATGATGACGTGTGGGATATTGTTGCGATTGATTCCATCGCTCATCAGAATATTGTCAAGAAATATAAACAGATAACTAGgattataaacagatttttattttattattccatTCCACTCACGATCGTGGTCGATTCATTTCCTTATCTCGTAATGGTATATGAAAATACAGTTCATGGAGTTACTGATGAATATTTGTATCCTTTTGATGGATGGTACCCTTTCGACAAAGTTAAATGGTACTTCGTAGCTTATATATGGGAAAGTTTTATGACTGCAATCGTGGTATGCGTGTATTGCTTTTCCAATATGATACACGCATCATGCATCGGTTTTATTTGCATGGAACTTAAAATACTTGGAAACTGTTTAGAAGAAATAATAAGTCAAGATGATGTCGTCAAAATAACTAAGGGACGTAACGttgatattatacataaaacagttttgaaaaagttaaaaataataatagtgaaaCATGACTTTTTAGCAAA AAGATCGGCTAAACTCGACGCAGTTTTGGGTGATGCAATGCTTTTAAACTATTCCCTAGGAGCTGTATTCATTTGTCTAACGGCTTTCACATTCACG gTAGTTGACAATCTGTATAAATCTGTgcggtatttttttatgtttatgtcaCTACTGgttgaaatatttaatcaatGTCTTATTGGACAAATTTTGAGTGATCAC AGTGAGAATTTGACAGaaacaatatattattcaaaCTGGCTTTACGCTAGTCCCGAAGTTAAAAAAATCATGCTTATGTTGATagcgagaactcaaaaacctttCAAGTTAACTGCAAATGGATATCTTACAATGAATATGAACACTTTAGGCAGC ATTTGCAGCACATCTTTTCAACTCTTCAACTTACTaagaactatttatttataa
- the LOC123655828 gene encoding collagen alpha-1(III) chain-like — protein MLCNFITAENEGSGSSEAIANSEAENQGSGSSEAIANSEAETSSRPSNPSGPSNPGSSPGNSGNPSSPGSSPSGPSNPSGPSNPGSSPRNSGNPNSPGSSPSRPSNPSGPSNPGSSPGNSGNPSRPGSSSGRPNNPSGPSNPGNSPGNSGNPSSPGSSPSRPSNPSGPSNPGSSPGNSGNPSRPGSSSGGPNYPSGPSNPGNSPGNSGNPNSSGSSPGGPNNPSGPSNPGSSPGNSGNPSSPGSSPGGSSNPSGPSNPGSSPGNSGNPNSPGSSPGGPNNPSGPSNPGSSPGNSGNPSSPGNSPSGSSNPSGPSNPGTSPGNSGNPSSPGGYPGEPNNPSSPTNPGSSPGNSGNPNSSGSSPGGPNNPSGPSNPGSSPGNSGNPSNPGSSPGGSSNPSGPSNPGSSPGNSGNPNSPGSSPGSSSNPSGPSSPGSTPGNSGNPSSPGSLPGGPNNPSGPSNPGSSPGNSGNPSSPGSSPSGPNNPSGPSNPGSSPGNSGNPNSPGSSPSRPSNPSGPSNPGSSPGNSGNPNSPGSSPSRPSNPSGPSNPGSSPGNSGNPSRPGSSSGRPNNPSSPSNPGSSPGNSGNPSSPGSSPGGSSNPSGPSNPGSSPGNSGNSNSPGSSPGSSSNPSGPSSPGSTPGNSGNPSSPGSSPGGPNNPSGPSNPGSSPGNSGNPSSPGNSPSGSSNPESDEDEDDESTSTTGTVVIGIYMIKILIGKRVTKP, from the exons AtgctttgtaattttataacagcTGAAAATGAAGGTAGTGGGTCGAGTGAAGCAATAGCCAATTCTGAAG CTGAAAACCAAGGGAGCGGGTCCAGTGAAGCAATTGCCAATTCTGAAG CTGAAACATCCAGTAGACCCAGCAATCCAAGCGGCCCAAGTAATCCAGGAAGTTCTCCCGGAAATTCAGGAAATCCAAGCAGTCCTGGTAGTTCACCCAGTGGACCTAGCAACCCAAGCGGCCCAAGTAATCCAGGCAGTTCTCCCAGAAATTCAGGCAATCCAAACAGTCCCGGTAGTTCACCCAGTAGACCTAGCAACCCAAGCGGCCCAAGTAATCCAGGAAGTTCTCCCGGAAATTCGGGCAACCCAAGTCGTCCTGGTAGTTCTTCCGGAAGACCCAACAACCCAAGTGGGCCTAGTAACCCAGGAAATTCTCCCGGAAATTCAGGCAATCCAAGCAGTCCCGGTAGTTCACCCAGTAGACCTAGCAACCCAAGCGGCCCAAGTAATCCAGGAAGTTCTCCCGGAAATTCGGGCAACCCAAGTCGTCCTGGTAGTTCTTCCGGAGGACCCAACTACCCAAGTGGGCCTAGTAACCCAGGAAATTCTCCCGGCAATTCGGGCAACCCAAACAGTTCTGGTAGCTCTCCCGGTGGACCCAACAATCCAAGTGGCCCCAGTAACCCAGGAAGTTCCCCCGGAAATTCTGGAAATCCAAGCAGTCCCGGTAGTTCACCTGGTGGATCCAGCAACCCAAGTGGCCCCAGTAACCCAGGGAGTTCTCCCGGAAATTCAGGCAACCCAAACAGTCCTGGCAGTTCTCCTGGTGGACCCAACAATCCAAGTGGCCCCAGTAACCCAGGAAGTTCTCCCGGGAATTCGGGCAACCCAAGCAGTCCCGGCAATTCTCCCAGTGGTTCCAGCAATCCAAGTGGGCCCAGTAATCCAGGAACTTCGCCCGGCAATTCAGGCAACCCAAGCAGTCCTGGTGGTTATCCCGGTGAACCCAACAACCCAAGTAGCCCTACTAACCCAGGAAGTTCTCCCGGCAATTCGGGCAACCCAAACAGTTCTGGTAGCTCTCCCGGTGGACCCAACAATCCAAGTGGCCCCAGTAACCCAGGAAGTTCCCCCGGAAATTCTGGAAATCCAAGCAATCCCGGTAGTTCACCTGGTGGATCCAGCAACCCAAGTGGCCCCAGTAACCCAGGGAGTTCTCCCGGAAATTCAGGCAACCCAAACAGTCCTGGCAGTTCTCCTGGTAGTTCCAGCAATCCAAGTGGCCCTAGTAGCCCAGGAAGTACTCCCGGAAATTCGGGCAACCCAAGCAGTCCTGGTAGTTTACCTGGTGGACCTAACAACCCAAGTGGCCCCAGTAACCCAGGAAGTTCCCCCGGAAATTCGGGAAATCCAAGCAGTCCTGGTAGTTCACCCAGTGGACCTAACAACCCAAGCGGCCCAAGTAATCCAGGCAGTTCTCCCGGAAATTCAGGCAATCCAAACAGTCCCGGTAGTTCACCCAGTAGACCTAGCAACCCAAGCGGCCCAAGTAATCCAGGAAGTTCTCCCGGAAATTCAGGCAATCCAAACAGTCCCGGTAGTTCACCCAGCAGACCTAGCAACCCAAGCGGCCCAAGTAATCCAGGAAGTTCTCCTGGAAATTCGGGCAACCCAAGTCGTCCTGGTAGTTCTTCCGGAAGACCCAACAATCCAAGTAGCCCCAGTAACCCAGGAAGTTCCCCCGGAAATTCGGGAAATCCAAGCAGTCCCGGTAGTTCACCTGGTGGATCCAGCAACCCAAGTGGCCCCAGTAACCCAGGAAGTTCTCCCGGAAATTCAGGCAACTCAAACAGTCCTGGCAGTTCTCCTGGTAGTTCCAGCAATCCAAGTGGCCCTAGTAGCCCAGGAAGTACTCCCGGAAATTCGGGCAACCCAAGCAGTCCTGGTAGTTCACCCGGTGGACCTAACAACCCAAGTGGCCCCAGTAACCCAGGAAGTTCTCCCGGGAATTCGGGCAACCCAAGCAGTCCCGGCAATTCTCCCAGTGGTTCCAGCAACCCag agaGCGATGAAGACGAAGATGACGAATCTACAAGCACAACGGGAACCGTTGTCATCGGTATTTATATGATTAAAATACTAATTGGAAAAAGAGTAACTAAACCTTAA